In Anaerostipes hadrus ATCC 29173 = JCM 17467, a single genomic region encodes these proteins:
- a CDS encoding conjugal transfer protein, which yields MLFKKKDKESKPKKEKKVPVMKVGTHKKTVIALWLVLIASISFGVYKNFTAIDMHTVHEKEVIEQRIVDTNKIENFVKAFAKSYYSWSNTQESIEKRTTAINQYLTKSLQDLNVDTVCMDIPTSSTVTDVKIWEVEATGTDDFTVVYSVDQTVTEGETSIGYTSAYMVVVHVDGDGNLVITQNPTISSIPTKSGYEPKVKESDGTVDAATTEEVTEFLETFFKLYPTATEKELAYYVSGNVLEPVNCDYMFSELVNPIFIQDGEQVKVSVSVKYLDQRTKATQISQFDLTLEKDSNWKIVK from the coding sequence ATGCTATTTAAGAAAAAGGATAAGGAATCAAAACCAAAAAAGGAAAAGAAAGTGCCTGTGATGAAAGTTGGCACGCATAAAAAAACCGTGATTGCCTTATGGCTGGTGTTGATTGCCAGTATCAGCTTTGGGGTGTATAAGAATTTCACCGCCATTGATATGCACACGGTACATGAGAAAGAAGTCATTGAGCAGCGTATTGTTGATACCAACAAGATAGAGAATTTCGTCAAGGCATTTGCGAAGTCCTACTATTCTTGGAGCAACACGCAGGAATCCATTGAGAAAAGAACCACAGCCATTAACCAGTACCTTACAAAGAGCTTGCAGGATTTGAATGTTGATACTGTCTGTATGGACATACCTACAAGCTCTACGGTAACGGACGTTAAGATTTGGGAGGTTGAAGCGACTGGAACGGACGACTTTACCGTTGTCTACTCGGTAGATCAAACGGTAACAGAGGGAGAGACTTCTATCGGTTACACTTCCGCTTACATGGTGGTAGTTCATGTAGATGGTGACGGAAATCTGGTTATTACACAGAATCCGACCATCAGCAGCATACCAACAAAATCCGGCTATGAACCAAAAGTCAAGGAATCGGACGGAACGGTGGACGCTGCCACTACAGAGGAAGTGACAGAGTTTTTGGAAACATTCTTTAAGCTGTACCCTACCGCAACGGAAAAAGAGCTTGCCTACTATGTATCGGGGAATGTGCTTGAACCTGTCAACTGTGACTATATGTTCTCGGAGCTGGTAAATCCTATCTTTATACAAGATGGAGAACAAGTGAAAGTATCGGTATCGGTAAAGTATCTCGACCAGAGGACAAAAGCAACGCAAATTTCACAGTTTGACTTAACGCTGGAAAAAGATAGTAACTGGAAGATTGTAAAATAA
- a CDS encoding lysozyme family protein, producing MKLRHFAVFGGIFTVIICLLLFLFIVTSDDEESGSSSLDFSGLNLSAEVLKHQSTVEKYAKEYRISDYVNYLLAIMQVESGGTGTTDVMQASESLGLPLNSLSVEDSIKQGCKYFSELLKSAEAKDCDINTVVQSYNYGGGFIDYVSKHGKKYTFELAVSFAKGKSGGVKVTYKNDISIKENGGWRYKYGNMFYVKLVSQYLAVPSLSDATAQAIFNEALKYQGWKYVYGGSNPNTSFDCSGLTSWCYGKAGISLPRTAQAQYDAAQHIPLSQAKAGDLVFFHSTYNAGTYVTHVGIYAGNNRMYHAGDPIGYADLTSSYWQQHLIGAGRVKTN from the coding sequence ATGAAGTTAAGGCATTTTGCTGTGTTCGGTGGGATTTTCACAGTGATTATCTGTCTGCTTCTGTTTCTGTTTATCGTGACCTCAGATGATGAAGAAAGTGGTTCTTCCAGTCTTGATTTTTCTGGACTGAACCTATCAGCGGAAGTATTGAAACATCAGTCTACGGTAGAAAAGTATGCAAAGGAATACAGAATCTCTGACTATGTGAACTATCTGCTTGCGATTATGCAGGTGGAATCCGGCGGCACTGGCACGACAGACGTTATGCAAGCCAGTGAATCTTTAGGATTACCGCTTAACTCCCTATCCGTGGAGGATTCCATCAAACAGGGGTGTAAATACTTCTCGGAGCTTTTGAAATCCGCAGAAGCAAAAGACTGTGACATCAACACAGTGGTACAGTCCTATAACTATGGTGGCGGCTTCATTGATTATGTATCAAAACACGGAAAGAAGTACACCTTTGAGCTGGCGGTCAGCTTCGCAAAAGGTAAATCCGGCGGTGTCAAAGTCACCTATAAGAATGACATTTCCATAAAAGAAAATGGCGGCTGGCGTTACAAGTACGGGAATATGTTCTATGTGAAATTAGTCAGTCAGTATTTGGCTGTGCCTAGTCTCAGTGACGCTACCGCACAGGCAATCTTCAATGAAGCGTTGAAGTATCAAGGCTGGAAATATGTGTATGGCGGCAGCAATCCCAACACTAGCTTTGACTGTTCTGGTCTTACGTCTTGGTGCTATGGAAAAGCTGGTATCAGCTTACCTCGTACCGCACAGGCACAGTATGACGCTGCACAGCACATACCGCTGTCACAGGCAAAGGCTGGTGACTTGGTGTTCTTCCATTCAACCTATAACGCTGGAACATACGTCACTCATGTAGGAATCTATGCTGGAAACAACAGAATGTATCATGCTGGCGACCCTATCGGATATGCAGATTTAACAAGCTCGTACTGGCAGCAACACTTGATTGGTGCCGGACGGGTGAAAACCAATTAG
- a CDS encoding ABC transporter ATP-binding protein gives MANKKPKQNKPKTGLARCLELASNKKGLVFLSAILSSLAAIASFVPYIAVYFIISSILKVYPNLELLDMSKVMNYGWIALAGIIANILLYFLAIFSSHMAAFGTLYELKLHFAEHITKIPLGYHLTIGSGRLRKIMDENIESIEGFIAHQFPDFVASVTAPIVMVIILLAIDWRFGIASLVGIVLAFVVQFSGFGSGAMKENMGKYQIALEDMNNASVEYVRGMPVVKAFNQTASSFARLEHAIKEYTEWVLKFSLGWQNYMPAFTTIINNIYLVIVPVGILLGANAQDYKSFTMTFIFYLLFVPAIAGILNKIMYISESFMQIDGNVARMDEIFNIPVLPQTTSPKKTQKDDVVFDNVSFTYTGKKEEMAIENVSFKANQGQITAIVGLSGGGKSTIANLISRFWDVTEGSVKIGGVDIRDISEKDLMNHVSFVFQDIFLFKQSILDNIRMGNPNATEEQVIEAAKAAQCHEFISKLPNGYKTVFGTKGIHLSGGERQRIAIARAIIKDSPIIVLDEATAFSDPENEYLIQKAFEKLMQNKTVIIIAHRLSTIRNADKIIVMEKGHLVEEGKHNELVAAGGRYSQMWNHYTEAVDWKISGKAV, from the coding sequence ATGGCAAACAAAAAGCCAAAACAAAACAAACCCAAAACGGGTTTAGCACGATGTTTAGAATTAGCTTCCAATAAGAAAGGATTAGTATTTTTATCGGCTATACTTTCCTCGTTAGCGGCTATAGCGTCGTTTGTTCCGTATATTGCGGTATATTTTATTATTAGTTCCATTTTAAAAGTCTATCCTAATTTAGAATTGCTGGATATGAGCAAGGTTATGAATTATGGCTGGATAGCTTTAGCTGGTATTATTGCTAATATACTATTATATTTTTTAGCAATTTTCAGTTCTCATATGGCAGCATTTGGAACACTTTATGAATTAAAACTTCACTTCGCAGAACATATTACCAAAATTCCTTTAGGTTATCACTTAACCATAGGTAGTGGTCGTTTAAGAAAAATAATGGATGAAAACATTGAGAGCATTGAGGGTTTCATTGCACATCAATTTCCAGATTTTGTTGCTTCTGTAACTGCGCCTATTGTTATGGTTATTATTCTACTGGCTATTGATTGGCGATTTGGTATTGCTTCATTAGTTGGAATTGTGCTTGCTTTTGTCGTACAATTCAGTGGATTTGGTAGCGGAGCAATGAAAGAAAACATGGGAAAATATCAGATCGCATTGGAAGATATGAACAATGCTTCTGTAGAATATGTTCGTGGTATGCCTGTTGTGAAAGCATTTAATCAAACAGCTTCTTCATTTGCTCGTTTAGAACATGCTATTAAAGAATACACAGAATGGGTTCTAAAGTTCTCTCTAGGTTGGCAAAATTATATGCCAGCGTTTACTACCATCATTAACAATATATATTTGGTTATCGTTCCTGTAGGTATTTTGTTAGGAGCTAATGCACAAGATTATAAGAGCTTTACTATGACATTTATATTTTACTTGCTTTTTGTTCCGGCAATCGCTGGTATTTTAAACAAAATAATGTATATCTCTGAATCATTTATGCAAATTGACGGAAATGTAGCAAGAATGGACGAAATTTTCAATATACCTGTTCTACCACAAACTACCAGTCCTAAAAAAACTCAAAAAGATGATGTTGTGTTTGATAATGTTAGCTTTACATATACAGGAAAAAAAGAAGAAATGGCTATTGAAAATGTATCTTTTAAAGCCAATCAAGGACAAATAACAGCTATTGTTGGCTTATCTGGTGGTGGAAAAAGTACAATTGCAAATTTAATTTCACGCTTTTGGGACGTTACAGAGGGAAGTGTAAAAATCGGCGGTGTTGATATAAGAGATATTTCAGAAAAAGACTTAATGAATCATGTTAGCTTTGTATTTCAAGATATTTTCTTATTCAAGCAGAGTATTTTAGATAATATTCGCATGGGAAATCCAAACGCTACAGAAGAACAAGTCATTGAAGCCGCGAAAGCTGCACAATGCCATGAATTTATTTCAAAACTTCCTAATGGCTACAAAACTGTATTTGGAACAAAAGGTATTCATCTTTCTGGCGGTGAGCGTCAACGTATCGCTATTGCTAGAGCTATTATCAAAGATTCCCCTATTATTGTTCTTGATGAAGCAACTGCATTTAGCGACCCAGAAAATGAGTATTTAATTCAAAAAGCATTCGAGAAACTTATGCAGAATAAAACAGTTATTATTATTGCTCACCGTTTATCTACGATTCGTAATGCTGACAAAATTATTGTTATGGAAAAAGGTCATCTAGTTGAAGAAGGTAAACATAATGAATTAGTTGCTGCTGGTGGACGTTATTCGCAAATGTGGAACCATTACACAGAAGCGGTTGATTGGAAAATCAGCGGAAAGGCGGTGTAA
- a CDS encoding CD3337/EF1877 family mobilome membrane protein, translating into MDKRKIVRYLLITLSVILGVLVFLSITGTVAHAAGLVDNTVSDANTYSKYPLENYQLDFYVDSSWDWLPWNWLDGIGKSIQYGLYAITNFVWTVSLYISNATGYVVQEAYKLDFISDTASSIGKNIQTLAGVTSNGFSSEGFYVGFLLILILVMGIYVAYTGLLKRETTKAIHAVINFLVVFILSASFIAYAPNYISKINDFSADISSSALSLGTKIVLPDSNSKGKDSVDLIRDSLFSIQVKQPWLLLQYGESDIETLGSDRVESLLSANPDTDDREDVVIEEIEDKDNAYLSVTKTMTRLGMVVFLFIFNIGISAFVFLLTGMMIFSQVLFIIYAMFLPISFVLSMIPTYEGMAKKALTKLFNTVMMRAGITLIITTAFSISTMFYSISSGYPFFMVAFLQIVTFAGIYFKLGDLMTMFSLQSSDTQQVSRRIMRHPYMFLNRRARRLERKIGRTMAAGAAGGVAGAAAASASTKKADNTKQTGNTHTRANHNTSASSSGGNSKPPALPDSKSQKPFALPDKKSQTDSSQTVHSSQSNTQESQSTSKRGIVDKKSVSKQPQSDKKNPQRPIVDKERQSNGSATKRAAPVHERPATTPVPVKSDSQAAALKPEQNVKERPVTVTKEQPQSSKSKEPVTKSQENVRTQVVRESRPADKQASSAVNKHSQATTDISRQTVQRQKQTKTVQKKTTNQSTMKKSTSKKGGKK; encoded by the coding sequence ATGGACAAGAGAAAAATAGTCCGTTATCTGCTTATCACGCTTTCGGTGATTCTCGGTGTGCTGGTATTTTTATCTATCACGGGTACGGTAGCTCATGCGGCTGGTCTGGTAGACAATACGGTGAGTGACGCTAACACCTATTCCAAATATCCGCTGGAAAACTACCAGCTTGATTTCTATGTGGATTCAAGTTGGGATTGGCTGCCGTGGAACTGGCTTGACGGTATCGGCAAAAGTATTCAGTACGGACTATATGCCATCACAAACTTTGTCTGGACGGTGAGCTTATACATTTCCAATGCGACAGGTTATGTGGTACAGGAAGCCTACAAGCTGGACTTTATCTCTGATACTGCAAGTTCTATCGGAAAGAACATTCAGACATTAGCTGGTGTGACTTCCAATGGCTTTTCCAGTGAGGGATTTTATGTAGGATTCCTGCTTATCCTCATTCTGGTAATGGGAATCTATGTGGCATACACAGGACTGTTAAAAAGAGAAACCACAAAAGCCATTCATGCGGTTATCAACTTTCTTGTGGTATTTATCCTGTCAGCGTCCTTTATTGCCTATGCCCCAAACTATATCAGCAAAATCAATGACTTTTCCGCAGATATAAGCAGCTCGGCATTATCGCTCGGTACAAAAATCGTGCTGCCCGATTCCAACAGCAAAGGAAAAGACAGCGTAGATTTAATAAGAGACAGCCTGTTTTCCATACAGGTGAAACAACCGTGGCTGCTTTTACAGTACGGGGAATCGGATATAGAAACGCTCGGCTCTGACCGTGTGGAAAGCCTGTTATCGGCAAACCCAGACACAGACGACAGAGAGGATGTTGTGATTGAAGAAATCGAAGATAAGGACAACGCTTATTTGAGCGTCACAAAGACCATGACCCGTTTAGGTATGGTGGTGTTCCTGTTTATCTTCAATATCGGAATCTCGGCGTTTGTTTTTCTGCTTACGGGCATGATGATTTTCTCGCAGGTGTTATTTATCATCTACGCCATGTTTCTGCCGATTAGTTTTGTTTTGTCCATGATACCGACCTATGAAGGCATGGCAAAAAAGGCTCTTACGAAGCTGTTCAATACCGTTATGATGAGAGCTGGAATCACACTGATTATTACCACAGCGTTTAGTATCTCGACTATGTTTTACTCCATTTCCTCCGGCTATCCGTTTTTCATGGTGGCATTTCTACAGATAGTCACCTTTGCCGGAATCTATTTTAAATTAGGTGACTTGATGACAATGTTCAGCCTGCAATCCTCCGATACACAGCAAGTCAGCAGACGAATCATGCGACACCCGTATATGTTCCTCAACCGCAGGGCAAGACGCTTGGAGCGTAAAATCGGTAGGACAATGGCGGCTGGTGCTGCTGGTGGTGTAGCTGGTGCTGCGGCGGCTTCTGCTTCTACAAAAAAGGCAGACAATACCAAACAGACAGGTAATACGCATACCAGAGCAAATCACAATACTTCTGCTTCTTCCAGTGGAGGTAACAGCAAGCCGCCAGCTCTGCCGGATTCCAAATCACAGAAGCCGTTTGCATTGCCGGATAAGAAAAGTCAGACGGATTCCTCACAGACCGTACATAGTTCACAAAGCAATACACAGGAATCACAGTCTACCTCAAAGCGTGGAATTGTGGATAAAAAATCGGTATCGAAACAGCCGCAGTCAGACAAAAAGAATCCGCAGCGTCCGATTGTGGATAAGGAGCGACAAAGCAACGGATCAGCGACAAAGAGAGCTGCCCCGGTGCATGAGCGACCAGCCACAACGCCTGTTCCTGTAAAATCGGATTCACAGGCGGCAGCTTTAAAGCCGGAGCAGAATGTCAAAGAGCGTCCTGTCACAGTGACAAAGGAGCAGCCGCAATCAAGCAAGAGTAAAGAGCCTGTGACAAAATCACAGGAGAATGTAAGAACACAGGTTGTCAGAGAATCCCGTCCGGCAGATAAACAGGCTTCATCAGCAGTAAATAAACATTCACAAGCTACCACAGATATTTCAAGGCAAACGGTACAACGTCAGAAGCAGACAAAGACGGTTCAGAAAAAGACCACAAATCAATCAACAATGAAGAAATCTACAAGTAAGAAAGGCGGCAAGAAATGA
- a CDS encoding helix-turn-helix domain-containing protein yields the protein MSSTFNKDWYSDKAKIIKQDENFMIIDYGCQGKGIVTSYTLFDGIQLSFLDFDTDISMPSQKFNPNIISITHCRSGRYECEYANHTVSYLPEGYFSVTGTQHLPVSFSFPLKKYYGLSLVIDKQSLSEEIKKMMETIPLNLDKIGSTLGIENNGYLSSTPPKLHHLFSELYEALNIEQLGYFKIKAIELLYHIDQLTKNHGCDFKYYDKRQIQATKEIQTYMITHLDERVSLEQLAFRNQINLSLFHKIFLQIYGDTPYSYLKKYKMNIAAHWLLNENMKIGDIAVSLGYNNASKFAIAFQSVYGILPKDYRKQK from the coding sequence GTGAGTTCTACATTTAATAAAGACTGGTACAGTGATAAGGCAAAAATTATCAAGCAAGATGAAAATTTTATGATTATAGATTATGGGTGTCAAGGGAAAGGAATTGTTACAAGTTACACGCTTTTTGATGGTATTCAACTCTCTTTTTTGGACTTTGATACAGACATAAGTATGCCTTCTCAAAAATTCAATCCTAATATTATTTCAATTACACATTGTCGCTCTGGACGCTATGAATGTGAGTATGCCAATCATACAGTTTCGTATTTACCAGAGGGATATTTTAGTGTGACTGGAACACAACATTTACCAGTTTCTTTCTCGTTTCCATTAAAAAAATATTATGGACTTAGCCTTGTGATTGATAAACAATCCTTATCAGAAGAAATCAAAAAAATGATGGAAACTATTCCGCTTAACCTTGATAAAATTGGTTCAACATTAGGGATTGAGAATAATGGATATTTAAGTTCCACTCCACCTAAATTACATCATTTATTTTCTGAATTATATGAAGCACTTAACATAGAACAATTAGGATATTTCAAAATTAAAGCAATTGAATTACTTTACCATATAGACCAGCTAACTAAAAATCATGGCTGTGATTTCAAATATTATGATAAACGTCAGATTCAAGCTACTAAAGAAATTCAAACATATATGATAACTCATTTAGATGAACGAGTATCGTTAGAACAACTCGCCTTTCGGAATCAAATTAACTTATCACTGTTTCATAAAATTTTTTTACAGATATATGGTGACACACCATATTCATATTTAAAGAAATATAAGATGAATATTGCAGCACATTGGCTTTTAAATGAAAATATGAAAATTGGAGATATAGCGGTAAGTCTTGGATATAATAATGCTAGTAAATTTGCAATAGCATTTCAATCTGTTTATGGTATTTTACCGAAAGATTACAGAAAACAAAAATAA